From a region of the Betta splendens chromosome 5, fBetSpl5.4, whole genome shotgun sequence genome:
- the LOC129604099 gene encoding uncharacterized protein LOC129604099 — protein sequence MMLTELTRKHGLRIAAASRFSVDECAVVVAAVVGPLSLKSAARMNGVVVIFLDSVDKVHKVIEHGIVINGDSISVSPLTQPAKKVTVSNVPPFISDHLLRKELSRHGKIVSPIKKLPSGCKQWELRHVISHRRQVYMVLNNKEEELNLGFKLRIDDYDYVLFITSETMKCFGCGKEGHLVRACSDKAGGDFHSGAGGRAAAYGGEAQRGGEEQHGGEDGQEAGGEGADGREDGGEGADKQEEAGGGGETKVVSGDTVVETDNERSKQAEVETVNGSEVADMSTVGRQNRNDIEMCDQDPNVNSAVAEENAGMGDGRKEHTKRKSDTTVDDTDDQSGTGKKVKGQKPDRRPVTQISVRMSFLSALTVKCLTVGLSHRSPRPTQLIGLNCFYSTRKIRGV from the exons ATGATGCTAACCGAGCTAACGCGGAAGCACGGCCTGAGGATCGCCGCTGCTTCTCGTTTTTCCGTGGACGAGTGCGCGGTTGTTGTGGCTGCggtggtcggtccgctcagCCTAAAATCAGCTGCAAGAATGAACGGAGTAGTGGTCATTTTTCTGGACAGTGTTGATAAAGTCCACAAAGTCATCGAACACGGCATCGTTATCAACGGTGATTCCATCTCCGTGTCTCCTCTCACGCAACCTGCTAAAAAGGTAACAGTGTCCAACGTCCCACCTTTCATCAGCGACCACCTGTTGAGAAAAGAACTGTCCAGGCACGGAAAAATAGTGTCTCCCATTAAAAAGTTACCATCGGGCTGTAAACAGTGGGAACTGCGTCACGTGATTTCTCACAGGCGTCAGGTCTACATGGTCCTGAACAATAAGGAGGAAGAACTGAATCTTGGTTTTAAGCTCAGAATTGACGACTACGACTACGTTCTGTTCATAACGTCAGAGACTATGAAATGCTTTGGATGTGGCAAAGAGGGACATTTAGTGAGAGCCTGTTCAGACAAAGCTGGGGGCGACTTCCACTCGGGTGCAggaggccgtgcagccgcctatggaggagaggcccagcgcggaggagaggagcagcacggaggagaggatggacaggaggctggtggagaaggtgcagacggacgggaggacggtggagaag gtgcagacaagcaggaggaggccggtggtggtggtgaaacaAAAGTAGTGAGTGGAGACACTGTGGTCGAGACTGACAACGAACGGTCTAAACAGGCTGAAGTTGAGACTGTAAACGGAAGTGAAGTTGCTGATATGTCAACTGTGGGAAGGCAGAACAGAAATGATATAGAAATGTGTGATCAGGAcccaaatgtaaacagtgcTGTAGCTGAAGAGAATGCAGGGATGGGTGATGGTAGGAAAGaacatacaaagagaaaaagcgACACTACTGTTGATGACACAGATGATCAGTCAGGAACTGGTAAAAAGGTAAAGGGCCAAAAGCCAGACAGACGACCTGTGACTCAGATCTCAGTGAGGATGAGTTTTCTCTCAGCTCTGACggtgaaatgtctgactgtaGGTCTCAGTCACCGGAGCCCAAGACCTACTCAGTTGATCGGGTTAaactgtttttacagcacacGAAAAATAAGAGGGGTGTGA